A segment of the Bos taurus isolate L1 Dominette 01449 registration number 42190680 breed Hereford chromosome 19, ARS-UCD2.0, whole genome shotgun sequence genome:
GCTCCCGGGTTCTCCTCACCCCTGACTTCCCTTGGGGTTTCTTCTTCCTGGCCAGGCGGTCCTTGGAGGACCCTGTCTTCTGGGTGGGTGCAGGGGCGCTGGGATTGGATTTCTGGGGTAATGAATATTCATCAGCTGAGCCAGCCTCTGTTTACTTAGCCGGGAGGGGCTGGGTTTCAGGTTCACCTTGACTCCCGGAGCCACAGCGGAGCAGGTACCATCCTGCACCTGTTTCTCCGCACCTGCTGCACAGCTGCTCCTACCCAGCTCTCCCAGCCTGAGCCTTGCCTGGCGCGGCAGTCCGGAggcacccccacctcccccagtctCCCGGGGCGCAGCTCCTGCACTCAGCTCCTTCTCTAGGGAAGCTCTCGCCTCCAGCCTCCCAGCAGTCGGGCTCACAGGTACCGGCAGAGGGTGGGCGGGAGGGGAAAACAAGGCATGGACCTCTGTCTGGGGGCTCAGTTCTGCTTCCATGGCTGATACGCCCAGCTGGGAAGGGGGACCGGGCATGCCGACTCCCATCTCTAGGTGGGCAGGCAGAGCTCGACTCATCCCACTGGCTTCTTGGAGTCAATCCAGGCCTCCAACAGAGCTCCTTCTGGAAAAGTTTTACTCCAGAGCAGTGATCTGTTAACTCTTGCTGGACAGGAGCTTACCACCTGCTACCCCCTCCCCCGCTGGAGGATGTTTCTGGCTGTCTGGTAGGAATATATATCCCTGTCCTCTCCACGGTACCTGAGTGTCACACAGAGTGGAGAAGTACCACAGGGGCCATGCAGAGATGCAAGGAATAGAGGTTCTGAGTTTTGTCTTACTGCAGGAAGGCGACTCACCCCttcaaccccacccccaccccccacccatgcCTCCAGCCTTCCACCTCCACCCCAGTCAATGGTTAACTTGTTCCAGCTCAGAAGGAGCCCAACCCTGTCTGGCAAGGCCCTTAGGGCAGTTCACAGAACCCAGCTGGCATGGTGGGAGCTGTCCTGGGGTGCCCACATGCATGCCAGGGTGCTAACCACCATAGGCACAGGGTGGTAGGCTATCCTGTGAGGCCGTGTGGATTCCCGAGCTGTGCAAACAGTGGAGGTGTAACTTGCATCTTCAGGGCTGATTTCTATCATCCGATGGATTGCAAGTCCCCGGGGCAAGGGCCTTGCCCTCAGTGTGCCTGCTCAGGCCCTGCAAAAGCAGGTATATCACCAGCTGCTGAGTCTGTTCAAAATTCCAAGTACATCCCCTCCCCCAGGTCCCTCTAGCCTCCTGTGACTACGCGTGGGCATGCGACTGTTGGCCTCTGGCTTTTTCCAACTTTGGATATCGGGGAAGTTTGACTGTTGTgtcacatttttttcctaaaacaaaTCAGATTTTACACAATCTTGAGGTAGCTCACTATTTAAAAGAATCTTGTAGCCCCCttgttttgaaaaacaaagaatagTCCTCTAATGTATCTGTTCTGCACATTCAGATTTCCATAGATTTGCCTTGCTTAAAGGGCTAAACACCTGCTTACTGGTGTGTCATGTCCTCCTGGACAGAAGGGACAGCAAGGCCTAGCAGAGAGTATTTTGGAGAGACCAGAATTCAAGGCCAGGAGCCAAAGGCACCAATACTTTGGTGCCATGGTGGAGGCTCCAGGGAAGGGCCCAAGGGCTACTCTGACCTCTTTCTGTGGTTTTCTGACAAGTGGCTCCCTTTACTCCAAGGAGAGTTAAGACCCATGAATGCCAAGTTCAGAGACCTGTTAAAGTGATATATTTTAAGTGGCACAAGCAGTGGGTACTCTCATGGAGCAAGGCAGTTTGGTGGTTACTGTTGTTTCAGGAGCTGAATCCTCCATTCCCCAAGTTCCTTAGCAGTCCCAGATGGGCCGTGGTGGGGTTGTGGGCTTTGCCCCAGACCAGGTGGTGACTGGGGCACCCATAGGCCAAGCAAGCACCCTGACCCTCCTTCCTGGCCCTCCCCAAGGCTCCTTCCAGAAACCTATTCTGGAACACCAAGTTCTGTGCAAGGCTGTGCTAAGCCCAGGTGGGGCAGGCTGCCAAAGCAAAGCTCTCAGGCTGTCTCCTTGGTGCACTCACCTCTCCAGGGTGCCCTGAAAGTATTTACCTGACCACTTACCCCTCCTTCACTTTCTAAGTGGGAGCTGCACTAGATCTCCTTGggattttcttgcttcttgagcTCAGCTCGAGGGACAGAGCTGGCAAAGTGGGATCTGCTTCCTGGACAGAGAGGTGGGGAGGAACCCCCTTGCTCTGGGCAAGTGGATGGATATATGCAGGGCCAGGGGACAACCACAGCAAGGAGGCCACGGATGCAGGCACTCAGTTCATTTCAAGCTTAGGTCAgcatcctgttttcatttctttctttttctttttaaatacttttttgacTGAAccacacagcatgtaggatcttagtttgctgaccagaaatcaaacccatgccctctgcattggaagcacggagtcttaaccactggactgccagcaagTCCCTCTTTCATTATTTATGAATTTGACCTGCTCCCCCTCTAAAAAAAACTCCAGACTCATTATGGAAAATCTGggaatcaaaataataaaataaaaaatttatatatatatatatatatatatatatatatagagagagagagagagagagagagaaagaggagaaaacatcCCATATTCCTACTACCTAAAGAAAACCAATATTAATCATTTGTCATATTTCTTCAGGTCTTTTTAGAAAATGTAGTTAAGAccatcagtttttaaaagtagGTGATATATTTGCCTGACCTTGGGCTGGTTGATCATCTAGCTTTCCGATGTCCTGGGGCTATTGCACCCTCCTCCTCAGGACTTGCACAGCTCACACTGATACCAACTCCAGGCTCGCTGTGCTCTCTACGTGACAGGCCAATGAATCagagagatgaggtgttgaggcaaggaatacaattttattcagaaagccagctgaccaagaagatggcagactaatgtttcaaaataaccatcttttcAGGGTCtgaatgccaggttcttttatggatcagagatggcagggaggaggaaacaaagtaaaaaggccattaattttgcaaatatctcctagaatggcaagcctcaggcagggggatgtgttagtttcttccttcctgctgtctatgggtggacagggttctgaacaaaggcactttagtttaacagtcaggcagaggggcaggattctctgagacAGGCCGTTATGTAGGagtataataacaaaagcaatggaaaGCAAGTCAAGGAAACAGTTTCAACATGGAGCCAGAATTGACTTCTCCCTGCAACAGTACCACGGAGTTCTGAAAATCAGACCACCAACCTCTCCAGGCCCAAAGATGTTTCCATTTCTCATCACTCTGCCTGCTCTTTCATTGATCTTAATATCTCTAGCCTATACTCTCTTTTTCTTGTGTCCAGATAACTTCATCTGCCAAAACTTCCACCAGCTCAGGCAGCAACTTCATGGACTAGTGAAAGGTGAGGCCACTACTGTGTCAGGACACATCATGTTGTCAGTGGAGAAGCTTGGATTTCAGAACCCTGCCCCACCTCTCATGGGATACCCTTATGGAGGGTCCAGCCTGTGATAACCAGACCCCACATGTACCTCTTGGCCCCACCAAACCTCCTTTCAAACGTTCAGGTTTCCGTCGAACTCCTGTCTTTATGGAAGCTGTATGGGCAAAGGGAACCACCCCTCAATAAGTTTTACTTTGCAAAGCATGTCTACCTTGTGGGCAAGGATTAACATTAGGGCTGAACGTTAGGTCTGGAAAGGACAGGTGGACATAAGGTCCAAAGATGTACCTTGCCAGAGGTCATGAGGCTGGAATAGTTCTTGGGACTTCCCACTCCCAGCCTGATGTTTCTCTCTCTTATAAAAACCCCAGCTGCTTCCTCAGCTCCAGTGgtgaccactgggaagtccaAATTACTCTGAACATCACAAATCctgtttaattttataatgaaTTCCAAAGAAAATGCATAGGGTATTTCTGTCTGTCTGATACCAGGTGATCACCTGTCTGGTCCTGGCAGCAGGGCCTGGAGGCATAGCGGGAAGAGCTTGGGAAGGTGGCCAAGGCCTAGTCGCTCTATGACCTGGCAAGCTATTCACTCTCCTGCAGCCCCAAGGGGCCTGGAGTGTCAAGCTGTCTGGCAGCGGTGTAGCTGTCCCACTGTCCCGTACGCCTGGCTCAGATGGCTCCCCCATGGATGTTTTCTTGACCGCCTCTTCCCCAGACCCTTGTCTCTCCTCATGTTCATCAAAAGGATTGCATCGCTTACCTGAATCCTGGGTTCACTTGGCCCCACCTTCAATTCTTTCAAACCTGGTTGGGAGACTAGAAAGGGCTGCTCCAAGGCCCCTACCCCTTCTCCCCACTGACCCCTTTCTCTACATCCCCTGCTCCTGCAGGAAGCCCCACCCTCAGGTCTGGGAACGCCATGACCGAAGTTGGTTGGTGGAAGCTGACcttcctgaggaaaaagaaatccaCTCCCAAAGTGCTGTATGAGATCCCTGACACCTACACCCAGAGTGAGGGTGGTGCGGAGCCCCCGAGGCCTGACAGTGGGAACCCCAACAGCAACTTTAACACCCGCTTGGAGAAGATTGTGGACAAGAACACCAAGGGCAAGCACGTCAAAGTCTCCAACTCAGGCCGcttcaaggagaagaaaaaggtcCGAGCCTCATTGGCGGAGAACCCCAACCTCTTTGATGACAGGGAGGGCAAAGGACAGTGAAGGGGGCCGAGGAGGACGCTAGCACCTTCCCGCTCCCTGCCATCAGCTGGGTCTGAGACAGGAGCTTGCCACGCTGGCCTCTTTGGCCACAGCTGAAGCCGTGGGGGGACTTGATGCCTGCTGGCAGGAAATGTCTGGTTTTAGGTTTGTATTTATGTGCTCTGGCTTTCTGGAAGGCCTGAGAGATCCCAggtcctcctgccctcccctACCACATACAAAGGCACTTCAGTTCAAGGTTGAAAAGTCCCACTTGGGAAGGACAGCCCTCCTGGAAGCACTGGCAGCGCCAGCAGGGAGGTGGGCGTGGAAGGAACAGAGCAGGGGATCCGGACAGACCTCACCCCCTGCCGGGGCACAGGGTCAAGGGTGAGTTTAAATTACTGCTCCCTCTACTTTCTCTACCTGTGATTATTCTCTGGATCAATTCTGAGTGCATTTTCCAGAAGCCACGTGATGGGGGTGGTTTCCTGGAGCTGAGGTGGAGATGATGAACTTGAGTTCACCTCCTAACTCAAGTGAGAAACTTCCTGGAACTTTGTCCCCAGGTGTGAAGGGGGAGGGGACCCTGGCACTCCCTAGGAGGTGCTGCGGAAGGCGGGACCAGGGACCCCACAAGTTCTGCATGCACCCTCAAAGGGAAAGTACACAGCCCCTCGGGTCCAAACTTGGAACGGGGGTGGGAAGTTCTGGCAGGAGCCCTCCTATCCCTACTAGTATTTAAGATGGATCAGCTCCAGAGATGAGTACTGGAGCcttgaattttgttaaaaagaaaaaaaattgtaggtTTCTTTTTGTAATAAACAATGCTGCAAAAGCAGAGAACCTATGTATGCTCTTGTCTTACATTTACTGAAATGCTGTTTTTCATGACTTTACTCTTTTTTACTTTGTGTTCAAACTATTCCTTTTGAGCATCAGGAAAGGTCCCCAGGTGAAAAAATATAGTTAGTGCACGGGG
Coding sequences within it:
- the PRR15L gene encoding proline-rich protein 15-like protein isoform X2, whose protein sequence is MLERGLASLGHGTDNFICQNFHQLRQQLHGLVKGSPTLRSGNAMTEVGWWKLTFLRKKKSTPKVLYEIPDTYTQSEGGAEPPRPDSGNPNSNFNTRLEKIVDKNTKGKHVKVSNSGRFKEKKKVRASLAENPNLFDDREGKGQ
- the PRR15L gene encoding proline-rich protein 15-like protein isoform X3; its protein translation is MLERGLASLGHGTGSPTLRSGNAMTEVGWWKLTFLRKKKSTPKVLYEIPDTYTQSEGGAEPPRPDSGNPNSNFNTRLEKIVDKNTKGKHVKVSNSGRFKEKKKVRASLAENPNLFDDREGKGQ
- the PRR15L gene encoding proline-rich protein 15-like protein isoform X4, which translates into the protein MTEVGWWKLTFLRKKKSTPKVLYEIPDTYTQSEGGAEPPRPDSGNPNSNFNTRLEKIVDKNTKGKHVKVSNSGRFKEKKKVRASLAENPNLFDDREGKGQ
- the PRR15L gene encoding proline-rich protein 15-like protein isoform X1, with the protein product MESKSRKQFQHGARIDFSLQQYHGVLKIRPPTSPGPKMFPFLITLPALSLILISLAYTLFFLCPDNFICQNFHQLRQQLHGLVKGSPTLRSGNAMTEVGWWKLTFLRKKKSTPKVLYEIPDTYTQSEGGAEPPRPDSGNPNSNFNTRLEKIVDKNTKGKHVKVSNSGRFKEKKKVRASLAENPNLFDDREGKGQ